In the genome of Chryseobacterium sp. 52, the window CAACTCTGTATCGGTGAGCGTCCGGATAAGAGAAGAGTCTGCCCTGAAGCATTTTGTCCGGAGAAAAGCTGATTCCGTTAATCAGGCTGCTTGGCGAGAATGTAGACTGTTCTACATGGGCAAAGTAATTGACCGGGACTTCGTTGAGTTCCATTTCACCTACTTCAATCAGAGGGAAATCACCTTGAAACCATACTTTGGTGACATCAAAAGGATTCCATCTGAAATCTTTTGCCTCTTCTTCCGTCATCACCTGGATGTACATGGTCCATTTTGGAAAATCTCCGTTTTCAATGGCATTGCAAAGATCTTCCTGAGCAAAATCCGGATTTTCTCCGGCCATTTGTGTCGCTTCCGAATCGGTGAAGTTCTTAATACCCTGCTTTGTTTTAAAATGAAACTTCACCCATACTCTTTCATTTTTATCATTAATCATGGCGAAAGTATGTGATCCGAATCCGTGCATATGTCTGTAGCCGTGAGGAGTTCCTCTGTCTGACATTAAAATAAGCACCTGATGAAGAGATTCAGGATTCAGGCTCCAGAAATCCCACATCATAGCAGCGCTTTTCAGATTTGTTTTAGGAACCCTTTTCTGGGTGTGGATAAAGTCCGGAAATTTTTTGGCATCCTTAATGAAAAATACAGGGGTATTATTTCCTACCAGATCCCAGTTTCCGTCTTCAGTATAAAATTTTAAAGCAAAACCTCTCGGATCCCTTGCCGTATCTGCACTCCCTTTCTCTCCGCCAACGGTTGAGAAACGGGCAAACATTCTGCATGAGTTTCCTACTTTCGAAAATAATTTTGCTTTTGTATACTTGCTGATATCGTGAGTTATCGTAAATGTTCCGTAGGCTCCGCTTCCTTTAGCGTGAACAATTCTTTCAGGAATTCTTTCCCTAACAAAGTGCGCAAGATTTTCCTGAAGGATAAAATCCTGCAGAAGCACAGGCCCTCTTGGACCTACGGTCTGAGAGTCCTGATGTTCAAAATAAGGAGCGCCGTTGCTTAGCGTTAATTTTTTAGAATCCATATCGTTATGATTTGTATGATTGATTTCCCTTGTAAACTGTCTTATGCAGACGTATTAAATATCAAATTTACTTGAATTTTTGATTACTAATAGCAAAAACATTTTATCTTTGTAATAGATAATATTAATCAGATGAACATTCAGCAACTGGAGTATCTTATCGCTGTAGATAAGTACAAACATTTTGGTAAAGCAGCTCAGGCATGCTTTATTACGCAGCCCACCTTAAGCGCGATGATACAAAAATTTGAGGATGAACTGGATGTGAAGGTGTTCGACAGAACTACACACCCGATCCGTACGACAGATGTAGGGCTTCAGATCATTGATCAGGCAAAGGTAATTATAGAATCTGTCAATGAGCTGAAAAATAAAGCGAATCTTTTGAATAATATTTTGGGCGGAACGATCAACTTAGGAATCATTCCTACCGTTTCTTCTTTTATTTTGCCGACAGAAATCTTTAAGTTTTTGGAAGAAAACCCAAAAATCCAGATGAATGTAAAAGAAATGACTACTGATAATATTATCAAGGCTTTAAAAGCTGGAGAATTGGATGCCGGAATTATTTCCACACCCTATGATACAGCAGATGAATTCTATCAGGATTTCCTTTTCAATGAAGAACTGATGATCTATAGCTCCAATACAGAAGCTAATAAAAAGAACTCTTATATCATCCCGGAAGAACTGAACGTAGAAAAAGTATGGCTTCTGGAGGAAGGAAACTGTCTGAGAAATCAGTTTGAAAATATCTGTCATCTGAAAGAGAATACATTAAAGCCTAAGAATCTGGATTTCTTGGCCTCTAATATTCAGACGTTGGTGCATATGGTGGATAAGGTAGGTGGAATCAGTATTCTTCCGGAATTGGCACTGAGCCAGCTTTCTGATGAGCAGAAGGAGAATGTCTTCAGATTCAAGAAACCTTTCCCTTACAGAGAGATCAGTATTATTTATTATAAGCCGACTTTTAAGCAGAAAATTATTGATGAATTATCACATTCTATCAAAAATTCATTAGAGCTTAAACTGAATTATCATCTCAATCCTAAGGACTTTGTGAGCATTAAGCCGCAATGAACTAAGAAGGGTTCAAAGTGATATAAATCATTAATTTTAAGAAAATTATAATTAATAAGCAAAATTCTTGAGTATTAAAAAAATAGTACTTAAATTTGCAGACGTTTATAAACGAGGAAAAATTTGACCTGATTGCAACCTCTCTAAAAATATGCTAAAACAGTATTCTTTTTTCTGGGCAATTTATTCTTATTTTTCTTCAATCATTTTTTAATCTAAAAACAAAGAATAATATGTCTTATCTATTTACATCTGAGTCAGTTTCAGAAGGACATCCGGATAAAATTGCCGATCAGATCTCCGATGCATTAATCGATCACTTTTTAGCATACGATAAAAACTCTAAGGTAGCCTGTGAAACCCTGGTAACTACAGGTCAGGTTGTGCTGGCCGGAGAGGTGAAATCTGATGCGTATCTTGATGTTCAGACTATTGCAAGAGATGTGATCAATGGAATAGGCTATACTAAAGGAGAATATATGTTCAACGGAGATTCTTGCGGGGTGATCTCGGCAATCCATGAGCAGTCTCCTGATATCAATCAAGGAGTAGACAGAGCGGTAAACGACGAGTCTTTCGAAGCTAAAGCTAACGCACAGGGAGCTGGTGACCAGGGGATGATGTTCGGTTATGCAACAAATGAGACGGCTAATTATATGCCTCTTGCTCTAGACCTTGCTCACACTATTCTTAAAGAACTTTCTGTATTGAGAAGAGAAGGAAATGATATTCCTTACTTACGTCCCGATGCAAAAAGTCAGGTGACGATTGAGTATTCTGATGACCACAAACCAGTAAGAATTGATTCTATCGTAGTTTCTACACAGCACGATGACTTCGGAACAGAAGAAGAAATGCTGAACAAGATCCGTGAAGATATCAAAAGTATTTTGGTTCCAAGAGTGGTTGCTCAACAGACTGAAGAAATCAAAGCTTTATTCAATGATCAGATTAAATACCATATCAACCCTACAGGTAAATTTGTAATCGGTGGTCCTCACGGAGATACAGGTCTTACAGGGAGAAAGATTATTGTAGATACGTACGGAGGAAAAGGAGCTCACGGTGGTGGTGCTTTCTCTGGAAAAGACCCATCAAAAGTAGACAGAAGTGCTGCTTATGCGACAAGACACATCGCGAAAAACTTAGTGGCTGCAGGAGTTGCTGACGAGGTTTTAGTACAGGTTTCTTATGCTATTGGTGTTGCTGAACCTTGTGGTTTATATATCAACACGTACGGAACGGCAAAAGTAGATCTTAACGATGGTGATATTGCTAAAAAAGTTTCTACAATCTTCGATTTGAGACCTTATGCAATTGAACAGAACTTAAAATTAAGAAACCCTATCTATCTGGAAACGGCTTCTTACGGACATATGGGAAAAGAGCATTATACCGCTGACAAGACATTCAATAAAGGTCAGAAAAATGAGCTTACCCTTACTGGTCTTGAGTTCTTTACCTGGGAAAAACTTGACAAAGTAGAAGAAATTAAAGCCGCTTTCGGTATTTAATTTTTTTTCAGACATAATAAATAGGCTGCTTTATCTTTGGATAAGGCAGTTTTTTTTAATTTTACACCTTAAATAATTTAGAGATGATGAATTTTAGATCAGCAGTGACCCTACTTTTTATATTTTTCCTGAGCATCGTGGCAAAGGCACAATACACCATGCATAAGATGGTAAGCGTAGGCTATACCTACCAGAACCAGAGCTTTGGAGAAGTGGGAGGTAAGCTGCTTTTCCTGAAGAATGATGATGTGATATACAGGCTTGGGGGATCTGCCCTGGTGGGTTCCGCAGGTTCCAAATTTGCGATCATGCCAAAACTGCAGGCCGATGTACTGCTTAATTTTGAGAAAAATGTAGACTTCTATCATTCCTATTATCTATTGTTGGGAGCGGAAGGGACGAATAAATATATTGCTCCAAAAATTGGAGTTACGCTTTTCGGGCTTTTAGATCTTGCCGGTGGTTATGCATTCCCGATTGGAGATGCCCGTTTAAACGGAAAAGAGTTAAAAGGTTTTAATGTTAATTTAACATTAAATATCCCCACCGTGTTTATTCATGACATGATTAAATGAGTTTTTTTAAATTTTTCTCGTAAAAATTTAATAATAGGTTAACAGTTATTAAAAAATTATTATATTTACATCCATAATAATTGTACCGCCTATTGATTTTACTTTACTCTAAAAAACTGTTTTGTATTTACAGCTAGGGCCAGATAAAATATCTGGAGAATTGCTGGTCTGCAAATTTTTTATTATTGAGAAGAGTTATGAAATCAAAAACGGACAGCCTACTAATTTCCCTTTACCAGAAAGGAGACGAAGAAGCCCTATCAGCCCTTATTCATCGTCATCAGAGAGAACTGTTTACATTCATTTTTTACAAAATTAATGATGAAGACCTGGCCAATGATGTTTTTCAGGATACATTCATGAAAATCATTCTGATGCTTAAAGAAGGACGATATAACGAAGAAGGCAAATTTATTCTTTGGGCAAAAAGAATTGCACACAACCTTATCATTGATCATTTCAGACTAAAAGCGAAAAATGTTAAAGTTTCAGAAACCACTTTTGAAACAGACGAGTATTCTATTTTTGACCTGATCAGAGAGCCTTCGGAAAACATTGAAGATCAGCTTGTAACTCTTCAGATCCAGGAGGATCTGTTGAGGATGCTTCAGTTTCTGCCACAGAATCAGCAGGAAGTCATTAAACTAAGGTTTTTTGACGGGCTAAGCTTCAAAGAAATTGCAGATCATACCAATATGAGTATTAATACTACATTGGGACGGGTACGCTATGCACTCATTAACCTGAGAAAAATCATGGACGAAAATAATATTGTATTGACACGATAGGATAATAATTTTAAAAAATTCACGTTTAAAGGAAAACATACTTTCGCCTATGAAAAAAAATGATTCCTTAAAAGTGAAAACTTTGAAACCTAAGAAACAAACAATTGATTTTTTACTGAATTACTCAAAAAGTCTTGAAGTGGTATCAACCAAAAGCAAGAATTTCCCGATTTCCAAAAATTAAAATTATTAATTTTGTGCTGTATGAAAATTCAGCACATTTTTTTTGACCTGGACAATACGCTCTGGGATCACCGTAAGAACGCTTACCTTACCATCAAGGACCTTTTTGAAAAGCAGGAAATCACTTTACACTATAATATCGACTTTGAAGCGTTTCATTCTGTCTATCACGACATCAATGAAGCTCTTTGGGAGAAAATAAGAGACGGTATTATCGGGAAAGAATATCTGAGAAAACACCGTTTCTATGACACGTTCAAGCACTTCGGAGTGGATGACGAAGAGCTTTCCCAATATTTTGAAGAACATTTTCTTGATAAGATCCTGAATCATAACGAACTGGTGGAAGGAGCGGAACATATTCTGGAATACCTTAAATCCAGGCAGTATACATTGCACATCATTTCCAATGGCTTCCAGGAAGTAACGGAAAGGAAATGTATATTGTCCGGGATCGATACATATTTTAAAACGATTACCAGTGCCGATTCTATAGGCTTGAGAAAACCCAATCCAAAGATTTTTGAATATTCTTTAGGACTTACAGAAGCTAAGAAAGAGGAGAGCATCATGATCGGGGACGACTGGATTGCAGATGTTGTTGGTTCCCAAAACTTCGGAATGGATGTGATTTTCTTTGATGCGTATAAAGAAAACAAGCAGGAAGAAGGATTGAAGTCCATTACCCATCTTCTACAGATTAAAGAGTATTTATAGAACAGCCTGCAGCTTTTCAGTAGAGCTGTACCAACTGATTATTTTCGTTGAACCATTAAGATTATTGAAGAAATGATTTCATCTTAATGGTTTAATTATTTTGAACTCTTTACTCATCATTTTTCCTTCATCCGGTTTTTTCCTAATTCTTTCCTAAATTGATTCTGAACTTTGCTCCATAATAAAGACAGAAAAAATTTAACAGTATGAAAAATTTTAGAAAAATCACAGGAGCATTTATTTTAATTTTCCTAATGGCAGGCGGATTCATTTTTGCACAGGACAGAGCAATCAATGCTAATCAATTGCCTAAAACAGCTAAGAATTTCCTTGCTTCCAATTTTAAAGGAGTTGCTGTAGGATCTGCTATTGAAGACAGAGCGATCTATGGCGTTGACGAATATCAGGTTTATCTGGCCAACGGGATGAAAGTAGAGTTTGACAGCAGCGGAAACTGGAAGGAAGTAGATGGGAAACATCAGAAACTGCCTTACGGATTTATTCCTGCATCAATCAGAAGCTACGCAGATAAAAATTTTCCGAATACCCATATCATTAAGATAGAAAAAGAAAGATGGTCTTATAAAGCAGAGCTTTCTAACGGACTTGATCTGGAATTTGACAAGAAAGGAAATTTCAAAAGAATTGATGATTAATTCAATTGAAAGAATATATCAACACCTTAAATCATATATTAACCGGAATATAATCAGAAGCAGTGAGAGAAGCGTATCTTCCCAAAGCATAAGAAAAAGATAGCCTCTTTTCTGGCAAGGAATTACCAGTGAAGCGTGGTAGATTTTATAAAATCTATCTTATGAGTGTTCTGTGCCTTACTTTTGATGCA includes:
- a CDS encoding catalase; this encodes MDSKKLTLSNGAPYFEHQDSQTVGPRGPVLLQDFILQENLAHFVRERIPERIVHAKGSGAYGTFTITHDISKYTKAKLFSKVGNSCRMFARFSTVGGEKGSADTARDPRGFALKFYTEDGNWDLVGNNTPVFFIKDAKKFPDFIHTQKRVPKTNLKSAAMMWDFWSLNPESLHQVLILMSDRGTPHGYRHMHGFGSHTFAMINDKNERVWVKFHFKTKQGIKNFTDSEATQMAGENPDFAQEDLCNAIENGDFPKWTMYIQVMTEEEAKDFRWNPFDVTKVWFQGDFPLIEVGEMELNEVPVNYFAHVEQSTFSPSSLINGISFSPDKMLQGRLFSYPDAHRYRVGVNAHQLEVNRCPFAVNNYQRDGFMADSSEYQDKPNYYPNSFDDVKPDPAYKNYEYELDSAHIANYNRNENDDDHYTQPGLLYTKSMNAEDREHLISNIVGSMKGITGPKKDEIINRQLCHFFRTNIELGMKVASQLNVNIDANMMNHSK
- a CDS encoding LysR substrate-binding domain-containing protein — encoded protein: MNIQQLEYLIAVDKYKHFGKAAQACFITQPTLSAMIQKFEDELDVKVFDRTTHPIRTTDVGLQIIDQAKVIIESVNELKNKANLLNNILGGTINLGIIPTVSSFILPTEIFKFLEENPKIQMNVKEMTTDNIIKALKAGELDAGIISTPYDTADEFYQDFLFNEELMIYSSNTEANKKNSYIIPEELNVEKVWLLEEGNCLRNQFENICHLKENTLKPKNLDFLASNIQTLVHMVDKVGGISILPELALSQLSDEQKENVFRFKKPFPYREISIIYYKPTFKQKIIDELSHSIKNSLELKLNYHLNPKDFVSIKPQ
- the metK gene encoding methionine adenosyltransferase, with amino-acid sequence MSYLFTSESVSEGHPDKIADQISDALIDHFLAYDKNSKVACETLVTTGQVVLAGEVKSDAYLDVQTIARDVINGIGYTKGEYMFNGDSCGVISAIHEQSPDINQGVDRAVNDESFEAKANAQGAGDQGMMFGYATNETANYMPLALDLAHTILKELSVLRREGNDIPYLRPDAKSQVTIEYSDDHKPVRIDSIVVSTQHDDFGTEEEMLNKIREDIKSILVPRVVAQQTEEIKALFNDQIKYHINPTGKFVIGGPHGDTGLTGRKIIVDTYGGKGAHGGGAFSGKDPSKVDRSAAYATRHIAKNLVAAGVADEVLVQVSYAIGVAEPCGLYINTYGTAKVDLNDGDIAKKVSTIFDLRPYAIEQNLKLRNPIYLETASYGHMGKEHYTADKTFNKGQKNELTLTGLEFFTWEKLDKVEEIKAAFGI
- a CDS encoding RNA polymerase sigma factor, which codes for MKSKTDSLLISLYQKGDEEALSALIHRHQRELFTFIFYKINDEDLANDVFQDTFMKIILMLKEGRYNEEGKFILWAKRIAHNLIIDHFRLKAKNVKVSETTFETDEYSIFDLIREPSENIEDQLVTLQIQEDLLRMLQFLPQNQQEVIKLRFFDGLSFKEIADHTNMSINTTLGRVRYALINLRKIMDENNIVLTR
- a CDS encoding YjjG family noncanonical pyrimidine nucleotidase, giving the protein MKIQHIFFDLDNTLWDHRKNAYLTIKDLFEKQEITLHYNIDFEAFHSVYHDINEALWEKIRDGIIGKEYLRKHRFYDTFKHFGVDDEELSQYFEEHFLDKILNHNELVEGAEHILEYLKSRQYTLHIISNGFQEVTERKCILSGIDTYFKTITSADSIGLRKPNPKIFEYSLGLTEAKKEESIMIGDDWIADVVGSQNFGMDVIFFDAYKENKQEEGLKSITHLLQIKEYL
- a CDS encoding PepSY-like domain-containing protein; translated protein: MKNFRKITGAFILIFLMAGGFIFAQDRAINANQLPKTAKNFLASNFKGVAVGSAIEDRAIYGVDEYQVYLANGMKVEFDSSGNWKEVDGKHQKLPYGFIPASIRSYADKNFPNTHIIKIEKERWSYKAELSNGLDLEFDKKGNFKRIDD